In the genome of Vicinamibacterales bacterium, the window ACGCCGCCACCATGAGCGCCGCAGAGCTGAGGTATGGCGATGTCATGCCCCAGCGATCGAAGAGGAAGCCGCTCCAGGCCGGTCCGAGAATCCGCGCGAGGCTCGCGAGCCCTTGCGACAAACCGAGGATTCCGCCCTGATCTTCAGGGTCGGACGCTCGAGAGATCAGCGACGTCAGCGCGGGGCTGTTGAGGCCCATCCCGAACGCGAGGATTCCATTGGCGACGAAGAGGGCCGGGACCGAGCGCGAGAAGGCAATCGACGCGAGTCCGGTCGCCTGGCAGAGGATGCCCACAGGCACCAGCCGCCGCTCACCGAATCGGCGAACGAGGCGTCCCACCAGGCCGCCCTGCACGAACGACAGCACGATGCCCACGTAGGCGAACAGGTAGCCGATGGTCTCTTCGTTGAAGCGGAACCGCCGTTCGGCGAACAGGGCGAACGTCGTCTCGAAGCCGGAGAACGCCGCAACGACCGTGAAGTAGATGAGCATCAGCGCCGGAAGCGTCGGCCGAGTCAATGCCTTCCTCAGTGCGTCGAGCCGCGAGGTTGACACCCTCGCCGTGGCCGGGATGTGGGCCGGCCGAGACTCGGACAAGAGGAACCACGCGGCCGCGAAGTTCACGAGCGCCAGCGCCGAGGCGAACAGCGGCGGCGCCATGTGGCCCCAGCGGCTGAGAACGCCCCCTATCGCCGGGCCGAAGATGAAGCCCAGCCCGAACGCCGCGCCGACGAGACCCATGCCCTTCGCGCGGTTCTCGGGCGTCGTGATGTCGGCGATGTACGCCTGGGCCGTCGAGACCGTCGCCCCGGCGATCCCCGCGAAGATCCTCGACACGAACAGCAGCGGCAGCGAGCCCGCCAGGCCGAATACCAGGTACGATCCGAACGAGCCGAACAGGCCCAGCAGCAGGATGGGCCGTCTGCCGACACGGTCCGACAGCCGCCCCCAGATCGGCATGAAGATGAACTGCATCAGCGAGAAGGACGCCGACAGCATCGCCACCGTCTGCGCGCTCCCGCCGAATCGCTCGGCGTAGAACGGCAGCAACGGGATGATGATCCCGAAGCCGAGCAGGTCGATGAAGACCGTGAGGAAGATGATCGCGAGTGGGGACAAGCGGCTCACCTAGTCGTCATTCGCCCAGAATTTCGCGTACTCGTCCAGGAAGCACAGGGTGTCGAACGACTTCATCTTGTCGATGAACAGCACGCCGTCGAGATGATCGATCTCGTGCTGAGCGACACGCGCCGGGTAGCCCCTCAGCTCCAGTTCGACGCGGTTGCCACGGCGGTCGAGCGCCCGCACCTCGACACGGGTGGGCCGCACGACCTTCCCGCGGAGTCTCGGAAGGCTCAGACACCCCTCCCAGTCCTCCGCGGTCTCCTTGCCGATCGGCGTGACCTCCGGATTCACCACGGGCAGCACGCGGATCGACCGATCCTCGTCCTGACCTTCTTCGATCCCGATGATCGCCAGTCTCAGTCCCTCGTGCACCTGCGGCGCCGCGAGGCCGATCCCGTCGTACTCCCTCATCGTCTCGATCAGATCGTCCACGAGTTTCTGGAACGCCGGCGACTTGAACTCGGATGCGTCAACCTTGCGCGCAACCTGCCGCAGCACGGGGTGTCCCATGCGCGCAATCTTCAGAATGGACATATCCGCTAATTATACAAGGCTATGTCGACACGAGACGATCAACATCGTTTTCGTTTCTGCCCGGTGTGTGGCGCCCCCGCCGCACTGCGCCGGCTGAAGGCTGGCGAGCCCGAGCGGCTCGTGTGCCCCACCTGCGGTTTCATCCACTACTTCGACCCCAAGCCGGCCGTTGGCACGATCATCGCGCTCGAGGGCGGCAAGATCCTGCTCGTCAGGCGGGCGATCGAGCCGGGCTATGGCCCCTGGGTTTTCCCCGGCGGACGCCGGTCGTGGTGGTGAACGCCGCGACAATCACAGGTGGCGTCATGGCTATCGACCAGGAATCTCTCGAGGCGCGGGGGGGAATTCGAAGTGCTCGAGTTCCGCCGCGGCAGCGGCCTTCGACACGAGCTCCTCGATCGGCAAGACCCGTTCGGCCTCCTCGACCGCCCAGCGCGTGGCGCGCGTGGCCGGGTGCTTGGGCGTGAACAACTGGCAGCAATCCTGGTCGGGCACGATCGAGATGTCGTACGAGCCGATGCGCTGCGCCTGCGCGACAATCTCTTCCTTGTCCATGCCGACGAGCGGCCGCAGCACCGGCAAAGTCGTCGCCGAAGCGATCACCGCCATGTTCTCGAGGGTCTGCGACGCGACCTGGCCAATCACCTCGCCAGTCACCAGCGCGCCCGCACCGTGCTGGCGGGCGATCCGATCCGCGATGCGCATCATCAGCCGGCGGTAGACCACGACGCGCAGCGGCGACGGGACCGACAACACCACCTGGCGCTGGATCTCGCCGAACGCCACCATGAAGAGCCGGCTCCGCAACTGGTAGCCCGTGAGCAACCCGGCCAGCTCGCGCACCTTCTCCTGCGACGCGCGCGACAGGAACGGGTAGCTGTGGAAGTGGACGAGCATGACGCTGCAGCCCCGCTTCATCATCCGCCATGCGGCGACCGGTGAATCGATTCCGCCCGAGAGCAGACAGGCCACGCGTCCGCTCACGCCCGTCGGCAGGCCGCCGGCCCCCCGGTCTTTCGCGAAGAAATAGAATGCGTGATCGGCCAGCATCTCGACGGTAATCGTCAATGCGGGATCGCCGAGATCGACGCGCCACCCCTTGGCCAGCTTGATCCGCCCGCCGATCTCCCGTTCGGCGTCGGGCGACTTCATCGGGAACCGCTTGTCGGACCTTTTCACGCTCACGCGGAACGACGGCGTCTCGGTGTCGCCGAGGTCGTGCAGGATGGCCGCCGCAATCTGGTCGATGTCGAGCGACGCGCGCGCCGCCCGCGAGAAGTTCGCGATGCCGAACACCCGGGCGAGGCGTTCTTTCACCTGTTCGTAGCTGGACCCGGGACCGAGGACGAGTTCGATGCGCCCCATCAGGGGGCGAACGGCGCGGACGTCGAGGTCGGAGGTCGCGGTGCGGAGATTCTGGACGAGGCGCGCGATGAACCACGGACGGTTCCGCCCCTTGAGCGCAATCTCCTGGTAGTGGACAACGATGGAAGTCATCCCTGAGAGCATACAGCCTGCGCGGCCTGGTGTCCGCTCAGGACGGCTCCTTCGATGGAGGCCGGGAGCTCGGTGTCGACCCAATCGCCGGCGAGCCACAGCCCCGATATCGGCGTGCGCGTGACCGGGCGCGGCGGCTGGCTCGGGGCCAGGGAGAACGTGGCCCGCCGTTCGCGGACGACCACGCTGCGAAGCACGGCGGCCGCGCGCGCAGACGGAAACGCGGCGACGAGTTCCTCATGGGCGCGCTGCGCCAGGGCGTCGTTCGATTCGGCGACAACAGACGCCGCGCCGCTCGACACGAACGACAGGTGCGAGGCGGAATCGCCGAGCACCTGCCGCTTGTCGAACACCCACTGGAACGTCCGGCCCGGGAGTCCGACGAATTCTCCGGGCAGCACCGGGCGATCCAGCCAGAGGTTGACGGTGACGATCGGCGAGGCCGTGACCGCACGCGCAGCCGACAGCAGCGTGTCGAGAGGGGCCACCTCGCCTGTGAAGAGCTCCGGGAGCGCGAACCAGGGCACTGCGACAACGACTGCCGGTGCGCACGTCCGGTCGGCGCGCACGTCCACGCCGACGACCCGGCCCGCCTCGACGGCGACTTTCGCGGGACTCGACACCCGCACCGTGCCTCCCCGACCTTCGACGAACCGGCGCGCGGGTTCGGCGTACATCGCAGTCAACGGCCGTAGCGGGACAGCCACCGCAGCGTCGCGCGGGTCCGGGCCGAGCATCCGGGCGAGCACCCTGACAAACGGCGGTGCGGCCGCCTCGCTGATGGGTTGGTTGAGCGCCGCCAGGCCGAGTGGCTCCCAGAGCATGTCGCGCAGCCGGCGTGCCTGTCCGTTCCGGATCAACCAGTTCTCGACCGTCTCGCCACCTGATGCCGGCAGCCAGCCCTTGCCCGTCCTGAGAAACCGCTGCGTGCGACGAATCGGCGCGGCAAGATTGAATGCCGAGAGGCGGTCGCGCCAGCCCAGGGCCTCCCACTCGAGCAGGCCGCCAAGCAAGTGGAGCGGCGATGGCAGGGTCGGACAGACCAACACGCTCATCCGCCCCGACTCATCAACGAATGGGACCTCGAGACTCGACTGAACTCGCACGAGGTCCCGTGCGCCCACGAGGTCCAGGAACGCGAACGTCTCGTGGTAGCAGCCAAGCATCAGGTGCTGGCCGTTGTCCACCTCTTCGCCAGTCGCCGCGTCGACGAAGGTCGACGCGCGTCCACCAAGCGTGGCGCGCGATTCGAGCACCAGCACGCGAGCCCCGCCATCAGCCAGCGCGGCCGCGCAGCTGAGGCCGGCAAAGCCGGCGCCGATCACGATGACGTCGTAGGAGTGATCAGTCACGGCACTTGGCGTCGTCGTGTTTCCATGCCCTCGGCGGCCCTACCCTTCGACCCAGTTGTGTTGACCAGCGTCTCGCGCAGGGAACGCCCGTTTCACAGGGTGCGCAGGGCGCGAAGCATGGTACACACACGTGAGCTCAGGGTTTAGAGGCCCAGCATCGCGCGGATCCACAAGGTCGCTGCAATCACTGCCCGACGGGGCCTGGGAACGCGGATCTTGCCGGAGAAGACATCGTAGCCGGACGCTTCGACCCGATCCAGGATCGCGCGGTAGATCCCGCCCATGATCCGGGCGGCGACCATTCGGCGCCGGTCGTGGCGAGGCAACTCTCGCTCGGCCGTTTCGTAGTAGTGGCGGGCGCGCTGGCTCTCATAGCGCAGCAGTTCACGCACCCCGGCCCCGCTGAGGCCTTTCTCCAGATCGGCTTCGGTGCACCGGAACCGCGCCAGATCCTCGAGCGGCAGGTAGATCCGGCCGCGCGACCGGTCGGTCTCCACGTCGCGGATGATGTTCGTCAACTGCAGCGCGATGCCGAGATCCACCGCGTACTGACGCGTGCCCGGTTCGCGGTAGCCGAAGATCTCGATGCACAAGAGGCCGACAGCAGACGCCACGTGCAGACAGTACTCGCGCAGGTCGTCGAACGTGCGATACCTCGTCCGCTCGAGATCCATCGCAACGCCATCGATCACCGCTTCGAACGACTCGCGCGGCAGGCCGAACCTGGCAATGAACGGCACCAGCGCGCGCCCCTGCCGCGTTTCGGGCGTGCCGGCGCCGTAGCTCGCGGCCAACTCCCGACGCCACCGCGCCAACTGGGCGCGCCCGCTCCCCTCGTCGTCCGGCGCCAGACCTGCGGGCGCTTCGTCCACCGCATCGTCCACCGCGCGGCAGAAATCCCATACGGCGACAATGGCGTGGCGCTTCTCGGCGGGAAGCACGAGGAAGGAGTAATAGAAGTTGGTGTCGCGACCACTCATCGGGTCCGCCACGTGAGCGCCTGCCAGAGCAGCGCAGGGACGTCTGTCGCTCCGAGCGTGGGCCGTTGATGGAAGACGTCGAAGTCGTTGCGCACGATCCGCGAGAGTATCCGCCGGCCCCCCAGCCACGTGAGCCGCAGTTCGAGGCCGAGCCGGCCGCCAACGCGGTCGCACACGAGCCTGCCGTCGTCGAACAGCGTGGCCGTGCGATCGGCCGCCGCTGCAAGCGCGCGTTGCCACTCCGGCGTGAGATGCCCGTCATCGAGATCCGAGAAATCGGCGTGGGCGCGCCGACACTCGTCGAGCGGCATGTAGAACCGACCCCTGCGCCAGTCGCGCTCGACGTCCTGCCAGAAGTTCGTCAACTGGAGCGCCGAGCAGACCGCATCCGACGAGCGATCGAGCGATTCGTCCTCATGCCCGGCTATCCGCAGGACGAGCCGGCCGACCGGGTTCGCCGATCGTCGGCAGTAGTCGAGCAGTTCGTCCCACGTCCGATACCGCACGGTTGCCACGTCCTGCCGGAAAGCACTCAGCAGATCCTCGAACAACTGGAGCGGCAGCCGGCACTCGCGGATTGTACAGCCGAGCGCGGTGAAGATGTCGTTGGTTTCCGCCGGCAATTCGGCCGGGCCGTCGGACTCGGGCGTGGATACGGTGGGCCCACAGCCTCGCAGGCGCCCGAGCCAGGCGTCGAGTAGTGCGAACCGTTCCGCCGCGGTCCGTTGCCCCTCGTCGGCAAAGTCGTCCGCCACACGAGCGAAGGCATAGACCGCTGCCACGTGCGGCCGCATCCGCGCGGGCAGCAGGCGGGACGCCACGGGGAAGTTCTCGTAGTGCTCGCGCGCGAACCTGGCGCACGTCGCGTAGGCCCTGTCCGGCCGATCGGCCGCGGGCGAAGGCGTCACCATTCGACTTCTGGAACACCAGCACGCCGGTTCACGGCGCGGGCCAGTACGAAGAGGAAGTCCGACAGCCGGTTCACATAGGCCAGGAGTCGGGGCTCAACCGAGTCGGCGCCGAGCGCGACGATGCGCCGTTCGGCACGGCGGCAGATCGTGCGGGCCACGTGGAGATGCGCACCGGGCGGCGAGCCGCCGGGAAGAATGAAGCGCCGCAACGCCTCGAGTTCGGACTCGAGGCGATCGATCCACGCCTCGAGGCGGGCAATGTCGGTGTCGGCGATCGCGGCCTTGTCCACACGCTCGGCAATGTGTCGCTCGGGGTCGGCGAGCCGCCCGCCGACCGCAAACAGATCCCGCTGGACGGCCTGCAGCATCGCGGCCAGGTCGGCGTCTATCCCTTCGGCCAGGACGACGCCCACTGCCGCGTTCAGCTCGTCAATCTCACCGTACGCGTCCACGCGGAGCGCCGCTTTGGACACCCGGCGGCCGTCGAACAACGCCGTTTCGCCGCCGTCCCCGGTGCGCGTGTAGATCTTCACAGGGGGATTCTACAGGGAGAAACGGGAAAAGTGCTATGTGCGCGGGAAGGTGCCTGGGGTGACGGCCGATGGCGTCAGCGAGGATAATCAGGATCAAGGAGGAAAGGAGGAAGGATGAAGTAGGAAGGATGAAGGATGAAGTAGGAAGGAGGAGGGCGGACGGATGAAGAAAGTGCCCGCGCTGCCCGCGGCGGGTGCCAGGCAGCGGTTTCGGCGGCGGCTGCTGGGATGGTACGACGTGCACGGCCGCGATCTGCCCTGGCGAAAGGCCGATACTCCGTACCAGATCCTCGTATCGGAGATTATGCTCCAGCAGACGCAGGTCGACCGCGTGCTGCCCAAGTACCACGAATGGCTCGGGCGGTTTCCGTCCCTTGCCGCGCTCGCCGACGCCTCCGTCGAAGATGCGGTGAAGACGTGGTACCCGCTCGGCTACAACATCCGCCCGCGGCGCCTGCATTCGATCGCTCGAGAAGCGGTCGCTCGATACGGAGGCGAACTGCCGGCAGATGAGGAGACCCTGCTGCAGTTCAAGGGTATCGGACGTTACACCGCCGGCGCCATCCGGAGCTTCGCGTTCGGCCAGCGCTCGGCCATTCTCGACACCAACGTCGCGCGCGTGCTGTTTCGTGTGTTCGTCGGAAACGGCGATCTCAAGGCGCACGCGATGCGGAACCGGCTCTGGGATATCTCGCGCGCGCTGCTGCCGCACAAGCGCGTGTTCGACTTCAACCAGGCCTTGATGGATCTGGGCGCCATGGTGTGCGTGGCCCGAAAGCCAAGGTGCAGCCTGTGCCCGATGGCGGCGTTCTGCAAGAGCAGGTTGTAGGGACCAGGGGACAATGCCGACGATTGTGACCGCCGCCGTTGTCGAACGGGACGGGCGCCTGCTCGTGGCGCGGCGCGTCACGGGCTCGCACCTGGCCGGATGCTGGGAGTTCCCTGGCGGCAAGTGCGAACCGGGGGAGACAGCCGAGGAGGCGCTGGCCCGCGAGTTGGTCGAGGAACTCGGCGTGGCGGCCGCGATCGGCGAGGAAATCTACCGCACGACCTACGCCTACGACGACCGTGTGCTCGACCTGCGCTTCTTCTCCTGCCGCATCGACGGTGACCCGCAACCGCTGCTCGGCCAGGAGATTCGGTGGGTGACGCGCTCCGAGCTCCCCACGCTCTCGTTCCCCCCCGCCGACACGGAACTCGTCGCGCGGCTCGCCTCGGATTGGCGGGTCTGAAAGCCAGCCAGCCTCCGCGCCCGAGCGGCCTGCCGCCATCTCAGGAGTCGCTACTCCTGGCGGACGAATGGCAGTGTCGCGACGCGAGCCGTCAACCGCTGGTCGCCACGTGCGATGACGACCGACGTGCCGGGTTCGATGAAGTCTCGGTGCACGTACGCGAGCGCGATCGGCTGCCCGACGAGCGGCGACACGCACGCGCTGGTCACCCGGCCCGCGTCACGATCGCCTGCCCGTAGCGCATCCCCCCGCGCGGGCAGATCCGCCCCATCGACCAGCAGGCCCACGAGCCTCCTCGCCACGCGCCCGTGGCCGCGGTGCAGGACGCGGATGACGACTTCCTGTCCCGGATAGCATCCCTTCGTGAAGCTGATCGCGCGGCCCTCAATCCCGGCCTCGAGCGGGATCGTCTCGGCGTCCAGGTCGATGCCAAATGCGGGACGGCCGGCCTCGATCCGCAGCGTCTCGGCAACCGCGGCGTCGCCCGGCGTCGCCCCCGCAGCGATCAGCGCGCGGTGCAGCGCCTCGACGTGCGGCCGCTCGATGTAGAGGTCGAAGCCTGGGGATCCCACCTCGGTCGACGCCGCGACGAGCACCATTTCTCCGCCATGCGTGGCCCGAGCATTCTGGAATTCGCGCCAGCCGCGCAACTCGGCTTCTCCGAGCGTCGCGGCGCCCGAACCACCGCCGTCGGCCAGCGACACCGCCACCACGTGCGCAGCCCTGGGGCCTACGACCGACAGTTCACCGAACGAGTCGGTGAGATTACCGAGCCGGACATCCTCGGCGAACACGAACTGGTCGAGCTTCTCGAGGATGGCCCCTGTCACCGACGGCTCCAGGTCCATCAGGATCAGGTCACCAAGTTCGAGCAGCCGCACATCCGCCATCATCCGGCCCTGGGGCGTCAGATAGGCCGCGTAGCACCCGCCGCCCGCCTGCAACGTGGCCACGTCGTTGGTCAGCATCGCGTGGAGATACGTGCGCCGGTCGTTCCCCGCGACCGCGATCTTGCCGCGCGCCGATCGGTCGAACACTGCCGCTGTCTCCCTGGCAGCCCGATACGCGTCACCTGTCTCCATTTCCCCCTCCCGACCATCGCCCGGCGACTGACGTCTTGATACTGTATGAGTCCGACCACCCGATGCTATGCTCTTGAAGCCATGCGTATTGCTCATTGTACCGTTGCACTGGTGCTTCTCGCATCGCTGACGTCCGCCGCCCAGAGCCCGACCGCAGCGGCCCCGCAGTCGGCAGAGTTCGCCATCTTCCTCAAGGGCGTTCCCATCGGCACCGACCAGGTGACGGTCACCCGAACGGCCGACGGGGTGAGCATTACCGGGTCGGAACGCCTCGGCGCACCAGTCAACATGACGATCCGCAAGGCCGAGATTCGGTACGACGGCAGCGGACACCCGCTCGAATGCCGGATCGAAGGCAGTCTCCGCGAACAACTGCTCATCATCCATACCGTGGTGTCAGGCACCACCGCCACGACCAACACGACGCAGGGCCAGGCCTCCGGTCAGAAGAATGACGAGATTGCAGCGGACGCCGTCCTGCTGCCGAATGCCTTTTTTGCGGGCTACGAGGGCTTGGCCGCGCGTCTCGTGTCGGCGAAACCCGGCGACGAGCTCAAGGCCTACATCCCGCCGCAAGCCCAGATCGGCGTTCAGATCCTCAGCGTGGCCGACGATCGCATCCGGACCACGGCCGGCGCACTGCAGGTGCGGCGCTACCGGCTGCGGTTCCTCAATCCGGGAAAGCCGAGCGAGGTCGAAATCTGGGCCGAGACGAGCGGCCGGCTGTTGCGGTTCAGTGTGATGAGCCAGGGTCTGGACGTCGTCCGCACCGATATCGCGTCGGTCGCCGCGCGCCGCGAGCCGGTGGCCCGCCCGAACGACGAGCAGGTGCGCGTCCCGGCCGATGGCTTCACGGTTGCCGGGACGTTGTCGAGGCCCGCGACCCAGCCCAGCCCGGGGTGGCGCTTCCCCGCGGTCGTCCTCGTCGGCAAGTTGGACGAAGGCGACCGGGAAGAGACGACGGGCGGTGTTCCGGTGTTCGGCCAACTCGCCTCCGCACTGGCGGACGCCGGCTTCCTGGTGATTCGGTATGACAAGCGCGGAATCGGCCAGAGCGGCGGGCGATCGGAAACGGCTACCGTGTCCGACTACGCCGAGGATCTGCGGGCAGTCGTCAAGTTCCTGAAGAACCGCAAGGACGTGCAGGACAATCGAATCGTCGTGCTGGGTTACGCGGAGGGCGCCGCCGTGGCGATGACCGCCGCGATGCGCGACAAGGAGATCAGAGCGCTGGTGCTCGTTGCCGCCGCCGGCAGGAGCGGCAGCGAGGCGATCCTCGACCAGCAGGTTCGCTCCCTCGCCGCGATGAACATCCCCGCGGCGGAAAAGCAGGCAAAGATCGGGCTACAGCGGAAGATTCATCTGGCGGCGCTGACCGGCAAGGGTTGGGAGGGCATCCCACCCGACGTGCGGCGACAGGCTGAGACTCCTTGGTTCCAGACGTTCCTGGCGTTCGACCCGGGGAAGCTCATGCCCAAACTGCGCCAGCCGATTCTCATTCTCCATGGTGAACGCGATCGCCAGATCGACCCGTCGAATGCCGACATCCTCGCCGCCATGGCCAGGGCGCGCAAGGGCGAAGCCGGCCTGGCCGTGACGCTCGTGAAGATTCCAGGGGTCAATCACCTGCTGCTGCCTGCGACCACCGGAGAATCTGACGAGTACGCCCAACTGGCGAACGCGCCGGTGAGCCCAGCCGTGGTGCCGGCGATCGACGCGTGGCTGAAATCACTCCGCTGAAGATCACTTTGGGCGTGATTTCGGTCTTTCGATCTTGTCAGGAGGAGTCGGCAGGATGTGGATCCTTCGAACGAAGGTCGGGTCCGACGATGAGGAGCGGGCGACGTTCCGCGTGATGCCGGGCTCGACGAAGACGATGGGGAGGGCGACGCGCGCGGATTTCATCCTCGATGCCGCGCTCGTGTCGCGCGTGCACTGCCGTTTCATCGCGGGCGATGCCGGCACGCTCGAAGTGGAGGACTTGAAGAGCACGAACGGCACGTTCGTGAACGACCGTCGGGTGAAGAGAGCCCCGCTCGAGGCCGGCGATCGCGTGAGGGTTGGGCGGATGGAACTGGTGGTGGAACGGAAGGCGGAGGCTTGACCTACCGCCCGCGCGTGCCGGTCAGGAACGGGTTCGTCCGTCGTTCCTGGCCGATCATCGTCTTCGGACCGTGTCCCGAGTAGACCTCCACGTCGTCGGCCAGCTTGAAGAGGACACCTCGAATCGAACCAATGAGCGTGTCATAGTCACCACCCGGCAGGTCCGTCCTTCCGATCGACCCGGCGAACAGCGTGTCCCCGACGAACACCTTCTTCCCGGCCTCGCCCGCGCGGCCGACGAGCAGGCACACGCCGCCGGGCGTGTGCCCCGGCGTGTGGAGCACTCGCACCTCGTACCGGCCGAAGGCGATGGGCGCCGACAGATCGTAGAACTGATCGACGGGCGGCGGCGGCTCGATCTCGAGGCCGAAGAACGCGGCCTGCTGTGGCGCCGCCTCATAAAGCGGTAGATCGTCGCGGTGAAGGCACACCGGCGCGTTGCAGGCTGCGCGGGCCCGCGCGGTGCCCGCCACGTGATCCACGTGGGCGTGCGTCAGGAGAATGTGCGTCACGCGCAACTGGTGCTCGTCGCGTACGCGCAGCAACTGCTCGATCTCGTCGCCGGGATCGATGATGACCGCCTCCCGGGTCTGCTGGCAGCCGAGCACGTAGCCGTTCTTGTAGAAGGGGGGCGAATCGCGGCTCTCGAGCAGCATGGCGATATGATACTAGATAGGCTCATGACACCAACACTCGTCGACGTCCAGGCAGCGCGCTCGCGGATCGCCGGGCGTGTCCGCCGGACGCCGCTCGTCCGCTCCGATTGGCTGTCCGACATCGGCGGCGGCGATGTCTTCCTCAAGCTCGAGTCGCTCCAGATCACCAACTCGTTCAAGGCCCGCGGCGCTCTGAACGCGCTGCTGGCGATCGTCGAGCACTCCAGCGCGGCCGCGGCGCCGACTGCCATCGTCACGGCGTCGGCGGGCAATCACGGCCGCGCCCTCGCGTGGGCGGCGCAACAGGTCGGGATACCGGTCGTGATCTACACCCCACGACGCGCGCCGGCAACCAAGCTCGACGCAATCCGACGCCATGGCGCCGACCTGCGAGCGGTGGCTGAGACCTACGAGGAATCCGAACGGCTCGCCAAGGAGCATGCGCGGGTGAGCGGTTGCCCGTTCATCTCCGCCTACAGCCATCCCGACCTCCTGGCCGCGATCGGAACGATTGCCCTCGAGGTCGTCGAGGATCTGCCAGGCGTCGATCAGGTGATCGTGCCGACGGGCGGCGGCGGCCTCCTCGCGGGACTGGCGGCCGCGCTCGATGCGGTCGCGCCGGCAACCGAGGTCGTCGGCGTCGAGGTCGAGGCATCGCATCCGTTCGCGGCATCGCTCGCCGCCGGACGGATCGTCGAGGTGGAGGTCGGACCGACGATCGCGGACGGCCTGGCGGGGAACATGGACCCGGACAACCTCGCATTCCCGATCGTGCAGGCGCTCGTCGATCGCATGGCGATCGTCGGTGAGCGCCAGCTCGAGGACGGCATCCGCGGCCTCGTGCATCACGAGCACCTGATTGCGGAAGGCGCGGGAATTGCTGGTGTGGCAGCGATCCTCGGTGGCGCGGTCTCAGCCTCCGGCCGTCGAACTGCCGTGGTCGTGTCCGGCGCCAATATCGACAGCCGGCGGCTCAGGACGATTCTCGAGGGCGCGGATTTCGCGTGACTGAGGACGTGACCATCGGGCTCACCGAGGTCACCGTGCGGGCTGTGCGGCGGGAGCGGCTGCGGGGGGAGACGGCAGGCGTCGGGCGATT includes:
- a CDS encoding FHA domain-containing protein, with translation MWILRTKVGSDDEERATFRVMPGSTKTMGRATRADFILDAALVSRVHCRFIAGDAGTLEVEDLKSTNGTFVNDRRVKRAPLEAGDRVRVGRMELVVERKAEA
- a CDS encoding alpha/beta fold hydrolase; its protein translation is MRIAHCTVALVLLASLTSAAQSPTAAAPQSAEFAIFLKGVPIGTDQVTVTRTADGVSITGSERLGAPVNMTIRKAEIRYDGSGHPLECRIEGSLREQLLIIHTVVSGTTATTNTTQGQASGQKNDEIAADAVLLPNAFFAGYEGLAARLVSAKPGDELKAYIPPQAQIGVQILSVADDRIRTTAGALQVRRYRLRFLNPGKPSEVEIWAETSGRLLRFSVMSQGLDVVRTDIASVAARREPVARPNDEQVRVPADGFTVAGTLSRPATQPSPGWRFPAVVLVGKLDEGDREETTGGVPVFGQLASALADAGFLVIRYDKRGIGQSGGRSETATVSDYAEDLRAVVKFLKNRKDVQDNRIVVLGYAEGAAVAMTAAMRDKEIRALVLVAAAGRSGSEAILDQQVRSLAAMNIPAAEKQAKIGLQRKIHLAALTGKGWEGIPPDVRRQAETPWFQTFLAFDPGKLMPKLRQPILILHGERDRQIDPSNADILAAMARARKGEAGLAVTLVKIPGVNHLLLPATTGESDEYAQLANAPVSPAVVPAIDAWLKSLR
- a CDS encoding glycine cleavage T C-terminal barrel domain-containing protein, which gives rise to METGDAYRAARETAAVFDRSARGKIAVAGNDRRTYLHAMLTNDVATLQAGGGCYAAYLTPQGRMMADVRLLELGDLILMDLEPSVTGAILEKLDQFVFAEDVRLGNLTDSFGELSVVGPRAAHVVAVSLADGGGSGAATLGEAELRGWREFQNARATHGGEMVLVAASTEVGSPGFDLYIERPHVEALHRALIAAGATPGDAAVAETLRIEAGRPAFGIDLDAETIPLEAGIEGRAISFTKGCYPGQEVVIRVLHRGHGRVARRLVGLLVDGADLPARGDALRAGDRDAGRVTSACVSPLVGQPIALAYVHRDFIEPGTSVVIARGDQRLTARVATLPFVRQE
- a CDS encoding MBL fold metallo-hydrolase — translated: MLLESRDSPPFYKNGYVLGCQQTREAVIIDPGDEIEQLLRVRDEHQLRVTHILLTHAHVDHVAGTARARAACNAPVCLHRDDLPLYEAAPQQAAFFGLEIEPPPPVDQFYDLSAPIAFGRYEVRVLHTPGHTPGGVCLLVGRAGEAGKKVFVGDTLFAGSIGRTDLPGGDYDTLIGSIRGVLFKLADDVEVYSGHGPKTMIGQERRTNPFLTGTRGR
- a CDS encoding threonine/serine dehydratase; its protein translation is MTPTLVDVQAARSRIAGRVRRTPLVRSDWLSDIGGGDVFLKLESLQITNSFKARGALNALLAIVEHSSAAAAPTAIVTASAGNHGRALAWAAQQVGIPVVIYTPRRAPATKLDAIRRHGADLRAVAETYEESERLAKEHARVSGCPFISAYSHPDLLAAIGTIALEVVEDLPGVDQVIVPTGGGGLLAGLAAALDAVAPATEVVGVEVEASHPFAASLAAGRIVEVEVGPTIADGLAGNMDPDNLAFPIVQALVDRMAIVGERQLEDGIRGLVHHEHLIAEGAGIAGVAAILGGAVSASGRRTAVVVSGANIDSRRLRTILEGADFA
- a CDS encoding (deoxy)nucleoside triphosphate pyrophosphohydrolase, which translates into the protein MPTIVTAAVVERDGRLLVARRVTGSHLAGCWEFPGGKCEPGETAEEALARELVEELGVAAAIGEEIYRTTYAYDDRVLDLRFFSCRIDGDPQPLLGQEIRWVTRSELPTLSFPPADTELVARLASDWRV